One window of Burkholderia vietnamiensis LMG 10929 genomic DNA carries:
- a CDS encoding rhodanese-like domain-containing protein — translation MTFFTQYTNLALIAILLVSGGLLAWPVLRRGRGGLSAAEATQLINRRNAVVIDLRAAPEFAAGHLPSARQIAAGELGAKIAQIAKNKSTPVLLVCQNGQQSQKAAREVEAAGYAEVHVLEGGVAAWQQAGMPVVKQGVAK, via the coding sequence GTGACGTTCTTTACTCAATACACGAACTTGGCCCTCATCGCGATCCTGCTGGTTTCCGGCGGCCTGCTCGCGTGGCCCGTGCTGCGTCGCGGCCGCGGCGGCCTGTCGGCTGCGGAAGCCACGCAGCTCATCAACCGCCGCAACGCGGTCGTGATCGACCTGCGCGCCGCGCCCGAATTCGCCGCCGGCCATCTGCCGTCGGCGCGCCAGATCGCCGCGGGCGAGCTCGGCGCGAAAATTGCGCAGATCGCCAAGAACAAGAGCACCCCGGTGCTGCTCGTCTGCCAGAACGGCCAGCAGTCGCAGAAGGCGGCGCGCGAGGTCGAGGCGGCAGGTTATGCCGAGGTGCACGTGCTCGAAGGCGGCGTCGCCGCGTGGCAGCAGGCCGGGATGCCGGTCGTCAAACAAGGAGTGGCGAAGTGA
- the grxC gene encoding glutaredoxin 3 has translation MNKVLMYSTQVCPYCMQAERLLKLRGVEQIEKVLIDRDPARREEMMTRTGRRTVPQIYIGDTHVGGYDDLSKLDREGGLLPLLQAA, from the coding sequence GTGAACAAGGTTCTGATGTACAGCACGCAGGTGTGTCCGTATTGCATGCAGGCCGAGCGTCTGCTGAAGCTGCGCGGCGTCGAGCAGATCGAAAAGGTGCTGATCGACCGCGATCCGGCCCGCCGCGAGGAGATGATGACGCGCACGGGCCGCCGCACGGTGCCGCAGATCTACATCGGCGACACCCACGTCGGCGGTTACGACGATCTGTCGAAGCTCGATCGCGAAGGCGGCCTGTTGCCGCTTCTGCAAGCGGCCTGA
- the secB gene encoding protein-export chaperone SecB — protein sequence MSDVENQPFFNIQRVYLKDMSLEQPNSPAIFLEQDMPSVEVEVDVKAERLAESVFEVVVSGTVTAKVKDKVAFLIEAKQAGIFDIRNIPDEQLDPLVGIACPTILFPYLRSNIADAITRAGFPPIHLAEINFQALYEQRLAQLQQQAGAAGAPNGTTLN from the coding sequence ATGTCCGACGTCGAAAACCAACCGTTCTTCAACATCCAGCGCGTCTACCTGAAGGATATGTCGCTCGAGCAGCCGAATTCGCCGGCGATTTTCCTCGAGCAGGACATGCCGTCGGTTGAAGTCGAAGTCGACGTCAAGGCGGAGCGCCTCGCGGAAAGCGTGTTCGAAGTCGTCGTGTCGGGCACCGTCACCGCGAAGGTCAAGGACAAGGTCGCGTTCCTGATCGAAGCGAAGCAAGCCGGTATTTTCGACATCCGCAACATTCCGGACGAACAGCTCGATCCGCTCGTCGGCATCGCTTGCCCGACGATCCTGTTCCCGTACCTGCGTTCGAACATCGCCGACGCGATCACGCGTGCCGGCTTCCCGCCGATTCACCTCGCGGAAATCAACTTCCAGGCGCTGTACGAGCAGCGTCTCGCGCAGCTTCAGCAGCAGGCCGGTGCGGCCGGCGCGCCGAACGGCACGACGCTGAACTGA
- a CDS encoding NAD(P)H-dependent glycerol-3-phosphate dehydrogenase, with the protein MKVAVLGAGAWGTALAGHLAARHDTLLWARDAALIAGLQARHENSRYLEGIALPDALRYDADLDAALAHGAADDALCVIGAPVAGLRTLLRAMRDARCVPAHVVWVCKGFEADTHLLPHQVIAAELPEQRSNGVLSGPSFAREVGLGLPVALTVASASAACRERTLAAFHHGAMRIYTGDDVVGVEVGGAVKNVLAIATGIADGLGLGLNARAALITRGLAEMSRLGVALGGRAETFTGLTGLGDLILTATGDLSRNRTVGLQLASGRSLADILGALGHVAEGVRCAQAVLALAHAQAIEMPITEAVCGVLFDGVAPRDAVSGLLRRDARAE; encoded by the coding sequence ATGAAAGTAGCCGTTCTCGGCGCCGGTGCCTGGGGCACCGCGCTCGCGGGCCATCTGGCCGCGCGGCACGATACGCTTCTCTGGGCGCGCGACGCCGCGCTGATCGCCGGGCTACAGGCCCGGCACGAAAATTCCCGCTATCTGGAAGGCATCGCGCTGCCCGATGCGCTGCGCTACGACGCCGATCTCGACGCCGCGCTCGCGCACGGCGCCGCTGACGACGCGTTGTGCGTGATCGGCGCGCCGGTGGCCGGGCTGCGCACGCTGTTGCGCGCAATGCGCGACGCGCGCTGCGTACCGGCGCACGTGGTGTGGGTGTGCAAGGGCTTCGAGGCCGACACGCATCTGCTGCCGCACCAGGTGATCGCGGCCGAGCTGCCCGAGCAGCGCAGCAACGGCGTGCTGTCGGGGCCGAGCTTCGCCCGCGAGGTCGGGCTCGGGCTGCCGGTCGCGTTGACGGTCGCCAGCGCGTCGGCCGCGTGCCGCGAGCGCACGCTTGCGGCGTTCCATCACGGCGCGATGCGGATCTATACGGGCGACGACGTGGTCGGCGTCGAGGTCGGCGGCGCGGTGAAGAACGTGCTGGCGATCGCCACCGGCATCGCCGACGGCCTCGGGCTCGGGCTCAATGCGCGCGCCGCGCTGATCACGCGCGGCCTCGCCGAAATGTCGCGCCTCGGCGTGGCGCTCGGCGGCCGGGCGGAAACTTTCACGGGCCTCACGGGCCTCGGCGACCTGATCCTCACCGCGACGGGCGACCTGTCGCGCAATCGCACGGTCGGGCTGCAACTGGCGTCCGGCCGCTCGCTGGCCGACATCCTCGGCGCGCTCGGCCACGTGGCCGAAGGCGTGCGCTGCGCGCAGGCGGTGCTCGCACTCGCGCACGCGCAGGCGATCGAAATGCCGATCACCGAGGCCGTGTGCGGCGTGCTGTTCGACGGCGTCGCACCGCGCGATGCGGTGAGCGGGCTGCTGCGCCGCGACGCGCGCGCCGAATGA
- the trmL gene encoding tRNA (uridine(34)/cytosine(34)/5-carboxymethylaminomethyluridine(34)-2'-O)-methyltransferase TrmL — MFNVVLVAPEIPPNTGNVIRLCANTGARLHLIEPLGFPLDDAKMRRAGLDYHEYAEMRVHRDWDAFVAAESPDPARMFAFTTRGSGRFHDHAFVPGDWFVFGSETRGLPAELLERFPGEQRVRLPMRPGNRSLNLSNTVAVVVFEAWRQAGFEGGA; from the coding sequence ATGTTCAACGTCGTTCTCGTCGCCCCCGAAATTCCGCCGAACACCGGCAACGTGATCCGCCTGTGCGCGAACACCGGCGCGCGCCTGCATCTGATCGAGCCGCTCGGCTTCCCGCTCGACGACGCGAAGATGCGCCGCGCGGGCCTCGACTATCACGAATACGCGGAAATGCGCGTGCACCGCGACTGGGACGCGTTCGTCGCGGCCGAGTCGCCCGATCCCGCGCGGATGTTCGCGTTCACGACCCGCGGCTCGGGGCGCTTCCACGACCACGCGTTCGTACCGGGCGACTGGTTCGTGTTCGGCTCCGAAACCCGCGGACTGCCGGCCGAGCTTCTCGAGCGCTTTCCGGGCGAGCAGCGCGTGCGCCTGCCGATGCGGCCCGGCAACCGCAGCCTGAACCTGTCGAATACGGTGGCCGTGGTCGTGTTCGAGGCTTGGCGTCAGGCCGGCTTCGAAGGCGGCGCCTGA
- a CDS encoding ComF family protein: MDGRSSARVTRVVLSHARMLLTHVIAAALPNRCALCGNLSHNVICEACDAAYWNEARLRCEVCALPLGVGRASMRRPGSRHGGADATSAYRCDGCRATPPPFDATLALADYRAPLDGLARGLKFRARLALGAEFAARLASRIDDTDTLRRASGFDVIAPVPLARGRLVARGYNQAWAIARPLARQLGVRADAALLERVTETAPQSRLDRRARRDNVSAAFAVTGELAGRHVALVDDVMTSGATLAAAAHALKAAGAVRVTNLVALRTARD; the protein is encoded by the coding sequence ATGGACGGCCGTTCGTCGGCGCGCGTCACGCGCGTCGTTTTGTCGCATGCTCGCATGCTGTTGACACACGTCATTGCAGCCGCGCTGCCGAATCGGTGTGCGCTGTGCGGCAATTTGTCACATAACGTCATTTGCGAAGCCTGCGATGCCGCGTACTGGAATGAAGCGCGGCTGCGTTGCGAGGTCTGTGCGCTACCGCTGGGCGTCGGTCGCGCAAGCATGCGCAGGCCGGGCAGCCGACACGGTGGCGCTGACGCGACGTCCGCCTACCGTTGCGACGGATGCCGCGCGACGCCGCCGCCGTTCGACGCGACGCTCGCGCTCGCCGATTACCGCGCACCGCTCGACGGGCTCGCGCGCGGGCTGAAATTTCGCGCGCGCCTCGCGCTCGGTGCGGAATTCGCCGCGCGGCTCGCCTCGCGGATCGACGACACCGACACGTTGCGCCGCGCGAGCGGCTTCGACGTGATCGCGCCGGTGCCGCTCGCGCGCGGGCGGCTGGTCGCACGCGGCTACAACCAGGCGTGGGCGATCGCGCGACCGCTGGCGCGCCAGCTCGGTGTGCGCGCCGACGCGGCGCTGCTCGAACGCGTGACCGAGACCGCGCCGCAGTCGCGGCTCGACCGCCGCGCGCGGCGCGACAACGTGAGCGCGGCGTTCGCGGTGACGGGCGAGCTCGCCGGCCGTCACGTTGCGCTGGTCGACGACGTGATGACGTCCGGCGCGACGCTCGCGGCCGCCGCGCATGCATTGAAGGCGGCGGGCGCCGTGCGCGTGACGAATCTGGTTGCGCTGCGCACCGCGAGGGATTAA
- a CDS encoding methyltransferase domain-containing protein, whose translation MSPASTPTGRPANDARRLRRIFDRRAAAFDAVAFLPREIAQRMNERLEYIKVSPAAVLDAGCGPGDDLPALRARFPEAPVFGVDLSGAMLARAGQREVEQTSWRRWLPASLGRALGQRGARVAQADFSVLPFAAGAFDLIWSNLALHWHSRPDTVFPEWQRVLRVNGLLMFSTLGPDTLRELRAACADAEAALGIAPPVARVIDFVDMHDLGDMLVESGFEIPVMDQEVLTVTYKTPDSLLADVRRWGAYPFERVAPQRATRRFRAALCEALEARRRADGTIALTFEVIYGHAWKAVPRTTADGHGIVRVEDIGKGRPKNR comes from the coding sequence ATGTCCCCAGCTTCGACTCCAACCGGCCGTCCGGCCAATGACGCCCGGCGTTTGCGGCGAATCTTCGATCGTCGCGCGGCCGCATTCGACGCCGTTGCGTTCCTGCCGCGCGAGATCGCGCAGCGGATGAACGAGCGGCTCGAATACATCAAGGTGAGCCCCGCGGCCGTGCTCGATGCGGGCTGCGGCCCGGGCGACGACCTGCCGGCGTTGCGCGCGCGCTTTCCCGAAGCGCCGGTGTTCGGCGTCGACCTGTCGGGCGCGATGCTGGCGCGCGCGGGCCAGCGCGAAGTCGAGCAGACCAGCTGGCGCCGCTGGCTGCCCGCCTCGCTCGGCCGCGCGCTGGGCCAGCGCGGCGCGCGCGTCGCACAGGCCGACTTCTCGGTGCTGCCGTTCGCGGCCGGCGCATTCGACCTGATCTGGTCGAATCTCGCGCTGCACTGGCATTCGCGTCCCGATACCGTGTTTCCCGAATGGCAGCGCGTGCTGCGCGTCAACGGCCTGCTGATGTTCAGCACGCTCGGCCCCGATACGCTGCGCGAGCTGCGCGCGGCCTGCGCGGACGCCGAAGCGGCGCTCGGCATCGCGCCGCCCGTCGCGCGCGTGATCGATTTCGTCGACATGCACGACCTTGGCGACATGCTCGTCGAGAGCGGCTTCGAGATCCCCGTGATGGACCAGGAAGTGCTCACCGTTACATATAAGACGCCCGATTCGCTGCTGGCCGACGTACGTCGCTGGGGCGCGTATCCGTTCGAGCGCGTCGCGCCGCAGCGCGCGACGCGGCGCTTTCGCGCGGCGCTCTGCGAGGCGCTGGAAGCGCGCCGCCGCGCGGACGGCACGATCGCGCTGACGTTCGAGGTGATCTACGGCCACGCGTGGAAAGCCGTGCCGCGCACGACCGCGGACGGACACGGGATCGTGCGCGTCGAGGATATCGGCAAGGGGCGTCCGAAGAATCGGTGA
- a CDS encoding DUF2244 domain-containing protein yields MQACIACHSREAAMEAASVLAESTNGEPVIADWLMKRNCSVSPRQFVLFYVSLAGFSLVIAALLMWRGAWLVMPFTGIELLAVGVAFAIYARHAVDYERIRLFPHRLVIERMDAERFTQIEFNPRWVRVEPGATPRDPIRLVSRGQTVVIGQHLAQYKRAQFADELRVSLRRCG; encoded by the coding sequence ATGCAGGCATGCATCGCATGCCATTCGCGTGAGGCGGCGATGGAAGCAGCGAGTGTTTTGGCGGAGTCGACGAACGGCGAACCGGTCATCGCAGACTGGCTCATGAAACGCAACTGTTCGGTATCGCCGCGGCAGTTCGTGCTGTTTTACGTGTCGCTCGCGGGCTTCTCGCTGGTGATCGCGGCATTGCTGATGTGGCGGGGAGCGTGGCTCGTCATGCCCTTCACCGGGATCGAATTGCTGGCGGTAGGCGTCGCGTTCGCGATCTATGCGCGCCATGCAGTCGATTACGAGCGTATCAGGCTGTTTCCGCACCGGCTCGTGATCGAGCGGATGGATGCGGAGCGGTTCACGCAGATCGAATTCAACCCGCGCTGGGTGCGGGTCGAGCCGGGTGCGACGCCACGCGATCCGATTCGACTGGTATCGCGCGGGCAGACCGTCGTAATCGGGCAGCATCTCGCGCAGTACAAGCGTGCGCAGTTCGCCGACGAACTGCGCGTGTCGCTCAGGCGCTGCGGCTGA
- the coxB gene encoding cytochrome c oxidase subunit II yields the protein MEILGKDAMKTIKRALTGVLACSGLLFAGAALAVGDSPGGPRVNEINFQPPVTKIAEELYDLHTMMLILCTVIFVGVFGVMFYSIFAHRKSKGHKAANFHESTTVEIIWTIVPFIIVVLMALPATKAVVAMKDTTNADLTIKVTGYQWKWGYDYVKGPGEGISFLSTLSTPRDEVMGKKPITETYLQEVDNPLVVPVNKKIRIITTANDVVHSWYVPAFGVKQDAIPGFVRDTWFKADKVGTFRGFCTELCGKEHAFMPVVVEVLSDEDYAKWVSAQKGKLANAAVDPNKVYTMAELVAHGEEVYKANCAACHQVNGKGLGAFPAMDGSAIVNGPIAGHVERVLHGKGAMPSWASLSDLDIASVITYERNSWGNHKNDLLQPKQVADARNGKMPEDAAGAAAPADAASAPAQAASGAAEQPAAAAAVSTVYFETGKSVLPADAKAAIAAAADYAKAHPDAKLALSGFTDKSGSADANAELAKRRAQAVRDALKAAGVAEDHIVLKKPETITGGADAKEARRVEIGPAA from the coding sequence ATGGAAATTTTGGGTAAGGATGCTATGAAAACAATCAAGCGAGCCCTCACGGGCGTGCTGGCATGCAGCGGTCTGCTCTTTGCCGGCGCTGCTCTGGCGGTCGGTGATAGCCCGGGCGGCCCCCGCGTCAACGAGATCAACTTTCAGCCGCCGGTCACGAAGATCGCCGAGGAGCTCTACGATCTCCACACGATGATGCTGATCCTCTGTACGGTGATCTTCGTCGGCGTGTTCGGCGTGATGTTCTATTCGATCTTCGCGCACCGCAAATCCAAAGGCCACAAGGCCGCCAATTTCCATGAAAGCACGACCGTCGAAATCATCTGGACGATCGTGCCGTTCATCATCGTCGTGCTGATGGCGCTGCCGGCCACGAAGGCCGTCGTCGCGATGAAGGACACCACCAACGCCGATCTCACCATCAAGGTCACCGGCTATCAGTGGAAGTGGGGCTACGACTACGTGAAGGGCCCGGGCGAGGGCATCAGCTTCCTGTCGACGCTCAGCACGCCGCGTGACGAAGTGATGGGCAAGAAGCCGATCACCGAAACCTATCTGCAGGAAGTCGACAACCCGCTCGTCGTGCCGGTCAACAAGAAGATCCGGATCATCACGACCGCGAACGACGTCGTCCACTCGTGGTACGTGCCCGCGTTCGGCGTGAAGCAGGATGCGATCCCCGGCTTCGTGCGCGATACGTGGTTCAAGGCCGACAAGGTCGGCACGTTCCGCGGCTTCTGTACCGAACTGTGCGGCAAGGAACACGCGTTCATGCCGGTCGTCGTCGAAGTGCTGTCGGACGAAGACTACGCGAAGTGGGTCAGCGCGCAGAAGGGCAAGCTCGCGAACGCAGCGGTCGATCCGAACAAGGTCTACACGATGGCCGAACTCGTCGCGCACGGCGAGGAAGTCTACAAGGCGAACTGCGCGGCCTGCCACCAGGTGAACGGCAAGGGCCTCGGCGCGTTTCCCGCGATGGACGGCAGCGCGATCGTGAACGGCCCGATCGCCGGCCACGTCGAGCGCGTGCTGCACGGCAAGGGCGCGATGCCGTCGTGGGCGTCGCTGTCGGACCTCGACATCGCATCGGTCATCACCTACGAACGCAATTCGTGGGGCAACCACAAGAACGACCTGCTGCAACCGAAGCAGGTAGCCGACGCACGCAACGGCAAGATGCCGGAAGACGCAGCAGGCGCGGCCGCACCGGCCGACGCGGCATCGGCGCCGGCGCAAGCCGCGTCGGGCGCGGCAGAGCAGCCGGCCGCAGCGGCGGCAGTGTCCACGGTCTACTTCGAAACGGGCAAGAGCGTGCTGCCGGCCGACGCGAAGGCGGCGATCGCCGCCGCGGCCGACTATGCGAAGGCGCATCCGGACGCGAAGCTCGCGCTGTCGGGCTTCACCGACAAGTCGGGCTCGGCCGACGCCAATGCGGAGCTCGCGAAGCGCCGCGCGCAAGCCGTGCGCGATGCGCTGAAGGCTGCAGGCGTGGCGGAAGACCACATTGTTCTCAAGAAGCCGGAAACGATCACGGGCGGCGCCGACGCGAAGGAAGCGCGGCGCGTCGAGATCGGGCCGGCGGCTTGA
- the ctaD gene encoding cytochrome c oxidase subunit I, producing MSSIGHDVAAGHAHDDHAHETPHGWRRWLFATNHKDIGTLYLLFSFIMFLSGGVMALAIRAELFEPGLQIMRPEFFNELTTMHGLIMVFGAIMPAFVGFANWMIPLQIGASDMAFARMNNFSFWLLPVAAVLLVGSFFAPGGATAAGWTLYAPLSTQMGPGMDFAIFAVHIMGASSIMGGINIVVTILNMRAPGMTLMKMPMFAWTWLITAYLLIAVMPVLAGAITMVLFDRHFGTSFFNAAGGGDPVMYQHIFWFFGHPEVYIMILPAFGIVSQVIPAFARKTLFGYSSMVYATASIAILSFMVWAHHMFATGMPVTGQLFFMYATMLIAVPTGVKVFNWLATMWRGSMTFETPMMFAIGFLFVFTFGGLTGLMLAMAPLDIQYHGTYFVVAHFHYVLVAGSLFALFAGWYYWSPKWTGWMYNETRGKIHFWSSMIFFNLTFFPMHFVGLAGMPRRYADYPAQFTDFNQIATIGAFGFGLAQVYFLFAVALPAYRGGGDLEKASDKPWDGATGLEWTVPSPAPFHTFEQPPHVE from the coding sequence ATGTCTAGCATCGGGCACGACGTAGCCGCGGGCCACGCGCACGACGACCACGCGCACGAAACACCGCACGGCTGGCGCCGCTGGCTGTTCGCCACCAACCACAAGGACATCGGTACGCTGTACCTGCTGTTCTCGTTCATCATGTTCCTGTCGGGCGGCGTGATGGCGCTCGCGATCCGGGCCGAGCTGTTCGAGCCGGGCCTGCAGATCATGCGTCCGGAGTTCTTCAACGAACTCACGACGATGCACGGGCTGATCATGGTGTTCGGCGCGATCATGCCGGCGTTCGTCGGCTTCGCTAACTGGATGATTCCGCTGCAGATCGGCGCATCCGACATGGCGTTCGCGCGGATGAACAACTTCAGCTTCTGGCTGCTGCCGGTCGCGGCCGTGCTGCTGGTCGGTTCGTTCTTCGCGCCGGGCGGCGCGACGGCCGCCGGCTGGACGCTGTACGCACCGCTGTCGACGCAGATGGGCCCGGGCATGGACTTCGCGATCTTCGCGGTCCACATCATGGGCGCGTCGTCGATCATGGGCGGCATCAACATCGTCGTGACGATCCTGAACATGCGCGCACCGGGCATGACGCTGATGAAGATGCCGATGTTCGCATGGACCTGGCTGATCACCGCGTACCTGCTGATCGCCGTGATGCCGGTTCTCGCGGGCGCGATCACGATGGTGCTGTTCGATCGCCACTTCGGCACGTCGTTCTTCAACGCGGCAGGCGGCGGCGACCCGGTGATGTACCAGCACATCTTCTGGTTCTTCGGCCACCCCGAGGTGTACATCATGATTCTGCCGGCGTTCGGGATCGTGTCGCAGGTGATCCCGGCGTTCGCGCGCAAGACGCTGTTCGGCTACAGCTCGATGGTGTACGCGACCGCGTCGATCGCGATCCTGTCGTTCATGGTCTGGGCGCACCACATGTTCGCCACGGGCATGCCGGTCACCGGTCAGCTGTTCTTCATGTACGCGACGATGCTGATCGCGGTGCCGACGGGCGTGAAGGTGTTCAACTGGCTCGCGACGATGTGGCGCGGCTCGATGACGTTCGAAACGCCGATGATGTTCGCGATCGGCTTCCTGTTCGTGTTCACGTTCGGCGGCCTGACGGGCCTGATGCTGGCGATGGCGCCGCTCGACATCCAGTACCACGGCACTTACTTCGTGGTCGCGCACTTCCACTACGTGCTGGTGGCCGGTTCCCTGTTCGCGCTGTTCGCGGGCTGGTACTACTGGTCGCCGAAGTGGACGGGCTGGATGTACAACGAGACGCGCGGCAAGATCCACTTCTGGTCGTCGATGATCTTCTTCAACCTGACGTTCTTCCCGATGCACTTCGTCGGCCTCGCGGGCATGCCGCGTCGCTATGCGGACTACCCGGCGCAGTTCACCGACTTCAACCAGATCGCGACGATCGGTGCATTCGGTTTCGGCCTCGCGCAGGTGTACTTCCTGTTCGCGGTCGCGCTGCCGGCCTACCGTGGCGGCGGCGACCTCGAAAAGGCGTCGGACAAGCCGTGGGACGGCGCGACGGGCCTCGAATGGACGGTGCCGAGCCCGGCTCCGTTCCACACGTTCGAGCAACCGCCGCACGTGGAATAA
- a CDS encoding cytochrome oxidase small assembly protein, whose amino-acid sequence MNRNPQERRTPEQIRAGNKRLGLILLVIAAVFFVGVVIKQWWLSTH is encoded by the coding sequence ATGAACCGGAATCCACAAGAAAGACGAACGCCCGAGCAGATTCGCGCGGGCAACAAGCGGCTCGGCCTCATCCTGCTCGTCATCGCCGCCGTTTTCTTTGTGGGTGTCGTGATCAAGCAGTGGTGGCTGTCCACTCACTGA
- a CDS encoding cytochrome c oxidase assembly protein, whose protein sequence is MSKPEEGAVDRAFNRSMLVKLFVVAALMFGFGFALIPMYRAICQITGINNLVQRDVSAREAKSSQVDYGRTVSVEFDANARGPLGFKPEHNSLDVHPGELTTIVYDVTNGQARSVVAQAIPSYAPKQATEFFKKIECFCFTQQTLAANESRKMPVVFVIDPKLPKDVKTITLSYTFFELNTPAAPAPAPRKSAEQGAAKPAA, encoded by the coding sequence ATGTCGAAGCCGGAAGAAGGCGCCGTCGATCGGGCGTTCAATCGTTCGATGCTGGTGAAGCTCTTCGTCGTCGCCGCACTGATGTTCGGCTTCGGCTTCGCGCTGATTCCGATGTATCGCGCGATTTGCCAGATCACCGGCATCAACAATCTGGTGCAGCGCGATGTCAGCGCACGCGAGGCGAAGAGCTCGCAGGTCGACTACGGCCGCACGGTGTCGGTGGAGTTCGATGCGAATGCGCGCGGCCCGCTCGGTTTCAAGCCGGAGCACAACAGCCTCGACGTGCATCCGGGCGAGCTGACGACGATCGTCTACGACGTGACCAACGGGCAGGCCCGGTCGGTGGTGGCGCAGGCGATTCCGAGCTACGCGCCGAAGCAGGCGACGGAGTTCTTCAAGAAGATCGAGTGTTTTTGCTTCACGCAGCAGACGCTGGCCGCGAACGAGTCGCGCAAGATGCCGGTGGTGTTCGTGATCGATCCGAAACTGCCGAAGGACGTGAAGACGATCACGCTGTCGTACACGTTCTTCGAGCTCAATACGCCGGCCGCGCCGGCGCCGGCGCCGCGCAAGAGCGCGGAGCAGGGCGCGGCGAAACCGGCCGCATGA
- a CDS encoding DUF2970 domain-containing protein has translation MTETKRSGTFGQAVRAVLWSFFGVRKRRDLEADATQLNPLHVLIVALIAAGMFIGVLILIVRAVVG, from the coding sequence ATGACGGAGACCAAGCGGAGCGGGACGTTCGGCCAGGCGGTACGGGCGGTGTTGTGGTCGTTCTTCGGGGTGCGCAAGCGGCGCGATCTCGAAGCCGATGCGACGCAGCTCAATCCGTTGCACGTGCTGATCGTCGCGTTGATCGCGGCCGGCATGTTCATCGGCGTGCTGATCCTGATCGTGCGTGCGGTCGTGGGCTGA
- a CDS encoding cytochrome c oxidase subunit 3, whose protein sequence is MSGQNQTPYYFVPHPSQHPISAAVGLLVMLGSVALWLNGHDWAPFTALLGLLWLLFTLYHWFGDAISESEGGHYGKNVDKSYRWSMSWFIFSEVMFFGAFFGALFYAREIALHQLGSLDYKLIWPDFSAVWPNEGPGALAGHFKTMGPWPIPTLNTALLLSSGVTLTISHHALRDDHRKKAIAWLAATLVFGVCFLFLQGFEYYHAYNELNLTLNSGVYGSTFFLLTGFHGFHVFLGGTMLAVVLVRMIRGHFKPDHHFAFEGAAWYWHFVDVVWLGLYVVVYWL, encoded by the coding sequence ATGAGCGGTCAAAACCAGACCCCGTACTATTTCGTGCCGCATCCGTCGCAGCATCCGATCAGCGCGGCCGTCGGCCTGCTGGTCATGCTTGGGTCGGTGGCGCTGTGGCTCAACGGTCACGACTGGGCGCCGTTTACGGCGCTGCTCGGGCTGCTGTGGCTGCTCTTCACGCTGTATCACTGGTTCGGCGACGCGATTTCCGAGTCGGAAGGCGGTCATTACGGCAAGAACGTCGACAAGTCGTACCGCTGGAGCATGAGCTGGTTCATCTTCTCCGAAGTGATGTTCTTCGGCGCATTCTTCGGCGCGCTGTTCTACGCCCGTGAAATCGCGCTGCACCAGCTCGGCAGCCTCGACTACAAGCTGATCTGGCCGGACTTCTCCGCCGTGTGGCCGAACGAAGGGCCGGGCGCGCTCGCCGGTCACTTCAAGACGATGGGGCCGTGGCCGATCCCGACGCTGAACACCGCGCTGCTGCTGTCGTCGGGCGTCACGCTGACGATCTCGCACCATGCGCTGCGCGACGATCACCGCAAGAAGGCGATCGCATGGCTCGCCGCGACGCTCGTGTTCGGTGTCTGCTTCCTGTTCCTGCAGGGCTTCGAGTACTACCACGCGTACAACGAACTGAACCTCACGCTGAATTCGGGAGTCTATGGCTCGACGTTCTTCCTGCTGACGGGCTTCCACGGTTTCCACGTGTTCCTCGGCGGCACGATGCTCGCGGTGGTGCTGGTGCGGATGATCCGCGGCCACTTCAAGCCGGATCACCATTTCGCATTCGAAGGCGCCGCGTGGTACTGGCACTTCGTCGACGTCGTCTGGCTCGGCCTGTACGTCGTCGTCTACTGGCTGTAA
- a CDS encoding twin transmembrane helix small protein: protein MHILVPIAFVLIIASMGSALYFMMHDRGHTKRMAWSLATRVGLSVSLFLFILFANWMGWIHSTGLPIGR from the coding sequence ATGCACATCCTCGTTCCCATCGCCTTCGTCCTGATCATCGCCAGCATGGGCTCGGCGCTCTACTTCATGATGCACGACCGCGGCCACACGAAACGCATGGCCTGGTCGCTCGCCACCCGCGTCGGGCTGTCGGTGTCGCTGTTCCTGTTCATCCTGTTCGCGAACTGGATGGGCTGGATCCATTCGACCGGCCTGCCCATCGGGCGTTGA